From the Nonlabens marinus S1-08 genome, one window contains:
- a CDS encoding DegT/DnrJ/EryC1/StrS family aminotransferase, translated as MNRNIPLMDLKVQYESLKKGIDKVIEETLINAAFIGGSAVQNFEKEFADYLGSGIVTSCGNGTDSLEIIMTALEIGAGDEVIVPAMTWISTSEAIVTCGAKPIFADVLLNNSCLDVADVERKITSNTKAVIAVHLHGNMVDMPALMNLCNKHNIKVIEDCAQAHGSSLEGKKVGTWGIAGSFSFFPSKNLGCYGDGGAIYTENKKLSQKIRLIARHGQSSKNEHLINGRNSRLDSLQARILSIKLPHLEKWIDQKNNHAKYYCHSLKDVNELKLPPLSGNEIRLSWHLFVIRLKERDALRNHLKAHHIETGIHYPTALPFQPCYKYLNHTSKDFPIAAKLQDEVLSIPMYAELEKFQLDKIVNCIKLFYTQ; from the coding sequence ATGAATAGGAACATTCCATTAATGGACTTGAAGGTTCAATATGAATCGCTAAAAAAAGGTATAGATAAAGTTATTGAAGAAACTCTGATAAATGCTGCCTTCATTGGAGGATCGGCGGTTCAAAACTTTGAAAAGGAGTTTGCTGATTACTTAGGTTCAGGTATAGTCACTTCCTGCGGGAATGGTACTGATAGTTTAGAGATCATAATGACTGCACTGGAAATAGGTGCTGGAGACGAAGTGATAGTACCGGCAATGACTTGGATATCCACTAGTGAGGCTATAGTAACATGTGGTGCCAAGCCGATTTTTGCGGATGTCCTTCTGAATAACTCATGTTTAGATGTAGCAGATGTAGAACGAAAAATCACGTCTAACACAAAGGCGGTAATTGCCGTTCATCTTCATGGAAATATGGTGGATATGCCAGCTTTGATGAACCTGTGTAATAAGCACAATATTAAAGTGATTGAAGATTGTGCGCAGGCTCATGGATCTAGTCTAGAAGGGAAAAAAGTAGGTACTTGGGGTATTGCTGGAAGTTTTAGTTTTTTCCCTAGTAAGAACTTAGGCTGCTATGGAGATGGAGGTGCTATTTACACTGAAAATAAAAAATTATCGCAAAAGATACGATTAATTGCCCGACATGGGCAAAGTAGTAAGAATGAGCATCTAATCAACGGTCGTAACAGCCGCTTAGATAGTCTACAAGCACGAATACTATCGATTAAACTCCCTCATTTAGAAAAATGGATAGACCAAAAAAACAATCACGCAAAATATTATTGCCACAGCTTAAAAGACGTCAATGAATTAAAGCTACCACCACTTTCAGGTAATGAAATAAGATTGAGTTGGCATTTATTCGTAATTCGTTTAAAAGAAAGAGACGCATTAAGGAACCATTTAAAAGCCCATCACATAGAGACTGGCATCCATTATCCTACTGCATTACCGTTCCAGCCTTGCTATAAGTATTTAAATCATACTTCTAAGGATTTTCCAATAGCAGCAAAGCTTCAGGATGAAGTTTTGTCAATTCCTATGTATGCTGAACTTGAAAAATTTCAGCTGGATAAAATAGTAAATTGTATCAAATTATTTTATACTCAATGA
- a CDS encoding glycosyltransferase family protein — protein sequence MKKLLKFDIIHPTEYLIEKQSEWIDLDSLSLDEYRNRLIALRSNYSDYYTYHLNETKEWEAEEFFLLDPVFLNKTAKELLGIKRYILKAKGIVLGKLFRINDYYQQKVIQKYINHFEPDVIFVRSQPLPSAFWSQFRNSSLLVARLSARLPRHWHPNDWDLIYTDQPDFKTFFDLHGTRTIMNDQGFDTRIIRELLNRDKQYECTFLGGLGTQNFLKRTEFINAVSQKIDFKWWGYWWKYGSDGRNLIDFPNLAQTYQGASSGLEMYQIFKDSKICLNDYVDTANGIGFNQRMFEVMGVGGFLLTRWAPNFEKDFPKGIFATYTDRTDCLEKIKYYLKENEERELIASAGQRFIAENYDYSRIAKDFSQEITEELFKKKIDLQNC from the coding sequence ATGAAAAAGCTATTGAAGTTTGATATTATTCATCCTACAGAATATTTGATAGAGAAACAAAGTGAGTGGATCGATTTAGATTCATTGTCCCTAGATGAATATCGTAATAGACTCATAGCCCTCCGATCTAACTACTCAGATTATTATACCTACCATTTAAATGAAACAAAGGAATGGGAAGCGGAAGAATTTTTTTTACTGGATCCTGTTTTTCTTAATAAAACGGCCAAAGAGCTTTTGGGAATTAAGAGATATATTCTAAAAGCGAAAGGTATAGTGCTGGGTAAACTATTCAGAATAAATGACTATTATCAACAAAAAGTAATTCAAAAATATATCAATCATTTTGAACCAGATGTAATATTTGTACGTTCTCAACCCTTGCCTTCTGCATTTTGGTCTCAATTCAGGAATAGCTCATTATTAGTAGCAAGACTTTCAGCACGTTTACCTCGTCATTGGCATCCGAATGACTGGGATCTTATATATACAGATCAGCCAGATTTCAAAACATTCTTTGATCTTCATGGAACGAGGACAATTATGAATGATCAAGGTTTCGATACACGTATTATCAGGGAGCTTCTGAATCGAGATAAACAGTACGAATGTACATTTTTAGGTGGTTTAGGCACCCAAAACTTTTTAAAAAGGACTGAATTCATTAATGCAGTTTCTCAAAAAATTGACTTCAAATGGTGGGGTTATTGGTGGAAATACGGCAGCGATGGTCGTAATTTAATAGATTTTCCCAACTTAGCTCAAACTTATCAGGGAGCTTCTAGCGGTTTAGAAATGTATCAAATATTCAAAGACAGTAAAATTTGCCTAAATGATTATGTAGATACTGCAAATGGTATAGGCTTTAATCAGCGTATGTTTGAAGTCATGGGTGTAGGTGGGTTTTTGTTGACAAGATGGGCTCCTAATTTTGAGAAGGATTTTCCTAAGGGAATATTTGCAACTTACACGGATCGGACGGACTGCTTAGAAAAGATTAAGTATTACCTAAAAGAAAACGAAGAACGGGAATTGATAGCTTCCGCTGGCCAGCGATTTATAGCCGAAAATTATGATTATTCGCGTATTGCGAAAGATTTTAGTCAAGAGATCACCGA